In the genome of Mycteria americana isolate JAX WOST 10 ecotype Jacksonville Zoo and Gardens chromosome 7, USCA_MyAme_1.0, whole genome shotgun sequence, one region contains:
- the TRPM2 gene encoding transient receptor potential cation channel subfamily M member 2 isoform X5: protein MAVRGRCTKVLPSELNKVCPQRGDDPTMHPRKMSDFEVVPNLQQSSSSVSKSRRKAHFPTGSNEKENLISWIPENIRKKECTYFVESSQTSDSGRIVCECGYLREQHLEDAAKPPIFLGKEWDSSRHIQEMPTDAFGDIHFTGLGQKMGKYVRVSSDTPPRVIYHLMTQHWGLDAPNLLISVTGGAKNFIMKPRLKNIFRQGLVKVAQTTGAWIITGGSHTGVMKQVGEAVRDFILSCSHKEGEIVTIGIATWGTVYNRESLICPMGGFPAEYILDEENQGSLSCLDSNHSHFILVDDGTHGRYGVEIPLRTRLEKFISEQTKVKGGVAIKIPIVCVVLEGGPGTLDTIYNAITNGTPCVIVEGSGRVADVIAQVASLPVPKITIALIQKKLSVLFHDTYELFTEGKLVEWTKKIQDIVRSRQLLTVFREGKYGQQDVDVAILQALFKASRNQDHFGRENWDHQLKLAVAWNRVDIARSEIFTDDHEWKVQGSSLRSLYKRSAGRVTFTMDPVRDLLIWAVVQNRKELGEIIWAQSQDCMAAALACSKILKELAKEEEDTDTTDDMLALAEQYEHKAIGVFTDCYRKDEERAQKLLTRVSEAWGKTTCLQLALEAKNMNFVSHGGVQAFLTKVWWGKMCVDNGLWRVIACMLFFPLLYTSLITFREKRVQPMGCLTRLRAFFTAPVIIFHMNILSYFTFLLLFAYVLMVDFQPLPSWREYLIYFWLFSLVCEETRQLLYDPDEFGVVKMASLYFKDFWNKLDICAILVFITGLTCRLIPSTLYPGRIILSLAFIIFCLRLMHIFTVSKTLGPKIIIVKRMMKDVFFFLFLLAVWVVSFGVAKQAILIHNEERVEWLFRGVVYHSYLTIFGQIPSYIDGVNFNIDQCSPNGTDPYKPKCPETNEDNKKPVFPEWLTVILLCLYLLFTNILLLNLLIAMFNYTFQQVQEHTDQIWKFQRHDLIEEYHGRPPAPPPFILLNHLQILVRRGLLRRPATHHKQLKEKLEKNEEAALLSWEMYLKENYLQHQQCQEKQNTEQKIRDIAQRVDLLAELLDLDRVKSTGMVEQRLVSLEDQVHQSAQALRWIMKALQGNDFSSGEDMPAVGSSKASEMKEVDLEGKPEESQPLYHVLARNLLYPGSHTPRFPVPDEKVPWEVDFPLYNPPAYSADHKDMAVQDPFSPSLECLLKINYNTMDGLINRQSFHGLYTVQDGLPLNPMGRTGLQGRGRLHCFGPNHALHPIVTRWRRNLDGSIIRKSLKKMLEVLVAQYPLSDVWALPGGSLEPGETLPLKLKWILRREFWPQFQNLLKQGTEIHKGYLDDPRNTDNAWVETVAISVHFNNQNDVEMKRLNSFLQGCDPELCIRWQVLDKRIPLHANHKELLHKVSTLLGAYY from the exons ATGGCCGTGCGTGGCCGGTGCACCAAGGTGCTCCCGTCCGAACTGAACAAGGTGTGCCCTCAGAGAGGAGACGACCCCACCATGCACCCCAGGAAGATGAGCGACTTTGAGGTGGTCCCCAACCTCCAGCAGAGCAGTAGCAGTGTCTCGAAGAGCAGGCGGAAGGCACATTTCCCCACCGGCAGCAATGAAAAG GAAAATCTCATCTCGTGGATTCCTGAAAACATCCGGAAGAAAGAGTGTACCTACTTTGTTGAAAGCTCCCAGACATCAGATTCTGG GAGGATTGTGTGTGAGTGCGGCTATCTCAGGGAACAGCATCTGGAAGATGCTGCCAAACCTCCCATCTTCCTGGGAAAGGAATGGGACTCCAGCAGGCACATCCAGGAAATGCCAACAGATGCCTTCGGTGATATCCACTTCACAGGCCTGGGACAGAAGATGGGGAAG TATGTGCGCGTCTCCTCAGACACCCCTCCACGAGTCATCTACCACCTCATGACACAGCACTGGGGCCTCGATGCACCCAACCTGCTCATCTCAGTCACTGGGGGAGCCAAAAACTTCATCATGAAGCCAAGGCTGAAGAACATCTTCCGGCAAGGGCTAGTCAAAGTGGCCCAGACCACTG GGGCCTGGATCATCACAGGGGGGTCCCACACTGGTGTGATGAAACAGGTGGGAGAGGCAGTGCGAGACTTCATCCTGAGCTGCAGCCACAAGGAGGGCGAGATTGTCACCATTGGCATAGCCACCTGGGGGACCGTGTACAACCGGGAGAGCCTCATCTGCCCCATG GGTGGCTTTCCAGCTGAGTACATACTGGATGAGGAGAACCAAGGCAGCCTGTCATGCCTGGACAGCAACCACTCCCACTTCATCCTGGTGGACGATGGGACCCATGGGAGGTATGGGGTGGAAATCCCCCTGAGGACCAGACTGGAGAAGTTCATTTCAGAGCAGACCAAGGTGAAAGGAG GCGTTGCCATCAAGATCCCCATTGTGTGCGTGGTGCTGGAAGGAGGCCCCGGGACACTCGAC ACCATCTACAATGCCATCACCAATGGGACCCCCTGTGTGATTGTGGAAGGGTCTGGGCGTGTGGCCGATGTCATCGCACAGGTGGCCAGCCTGCCTGTGCCCAAGATAACCATTGCCTTGATCCAGAAGAAGCTGAGCGTGCTCTTCCATGACACCTATGAGCTCTTCACTGAGGGCAAGTTGGTGGAGTGGACCAAGAAG ATCCAAGACATAGTACGGAGCCGGCAGCTTCTGACTGTTTTCAGAGAGGGCAAATATGGCCAGCAGGACGTGGATGTGGCCATCCTTCAGGCCCTGTTCAAAG CATCCCGAAACCAGGACCACTTTGGTCGTGAGAACTGGGATCACCAGCTGAAGTTAGCTGTGGCCTGGAACAGGGTGGACATTGCTCGGAGTGAGATCTTCACGGATGACCATGAGTGGAAG GTTCAGGGGTCAAGTCTCCGGTCCCTCTACAAGCGCTCTGCTGGCCGAGTCACCTTCACCATGGACCCAGTCCGTGACCTGCTTATCTGGGCTGTGGTCCAGAACCGCAAGGAGTTGGGAGAAATCATCTGGGCCCAG agccaggaCTGCATGGCGGCCGCGCTGGCCTGCAGCAAAATCCTGAAGGAGCTCgccaaggaggaggaagacactGACACCACCGATGATATGCTGGCCCTGGCCGAGCAGTACGAGCACAAGGCTATCG GCGTGTTCACAGATTGCTACCGCAAGGATGAAGAGAGAGCCCAGAAGCTACTCACCCGTGTCTCTGAGGCCTGGGGGAAGACAACTTGTCTGCAGTTGGCGTTGGAGGCCAAGAACATGAATTTTGTGTCCCATGGGGGTGTCCAG GCCTTTCTAACCAAAGTCTGGTGGGGGAAGATGTGCGTGGACAACGGGCTTTGGCGGGTGATTGCGTGCATGCTGTTCTTTCCACTTCTCTACACCAGCCTCATCACCTTTAG GGAGAAGAGGGTGCAGCCCATGGGCTGCCTGACACGCCTCCGAGCCTTCTTCACAGCACCTGTCATCATCTTCCACATGAACATCCTCTCTTACTtcaccttcctcctgctttttgccTATGTCCTCATGGTTGACTTCCAGCCATTGCCATCCTGGAGGGAGTACCTCATCTACTTCTGGCTCTTCTCCCTGGTGTGCGAGGAGACCCGCCAG CTGTTGTATGATCCAGATGAGTTTGGGGTTGTGAAAATGGCTTCCCTGTACTTCAAGGACTTCTGGAATAAGTTGGATATCTGCGCCATCCTAGTCTTTATCACAGGGCTGACTTGCAG GCTGATCCCGTCAACTTTATATCCCGGGCGCATCATACTGTCACTGGCTTTTATCATTTTCTGCCTGCGTCTGATGCACATTTTCACAGTCAGTAAAACGCTGGGGCCCAAGATCATCATTGTGAAGCGCATG ATGAAGGAtgtcttcttcttcctcttcctgctagCAGTGTGGGTGGTGTCCTTTGGGGTAGCCAAGCAGGCCATCCTCATCCACAACGAGGAACGTGTGGAGTGGCTTTTCCGTGGCGTGGTCTACCACTCCTATCTGACCATCTTCGGGCAGATTCCCTCCTACATCGATG GGGTCAACTTCAACATTGACCAGTGCAGCCCCAATGGGACCGACCCCTACAAGCCCAAGTGCCCAGAGACAAATGAGGACAACAAGAAACCCGTCTTCCCAGAGTGGCTGACAGTCATCTTACTGTGCCTGTACCTGCTCTTCACCAACATCCTCCTCCTCAACCTCCTCATCGCCATGTTCAA cTACACCTTCCAACAGGTCCAGGAGCACACGGACCAGATCTGGAAGTTTCAGCGTCACGACCTGATCGAGGAGTACCATGGCCGCCCGCCCGCACCTCCACCCTTCATCCTTCTCAACCACCTGCAGATCCTGGTCCGGCGAGGCTTGCTCCGCAGGCCGGCCACGCACCACAAACAGCTCA aagagaagctggagaagaatGAAGAAGCTGCCCTCCTCTCTTGGGAGATGTACCTGAAGGAGAACTACCTGCAGCATCAGCAGTGCCAGGAGAAGCAGAACACGGAGCAGAAGATCCGAGATATTGCACAGAG GGTTGACTtactggcagagctgctggactTGGACCGGGTGAAGAGTACAGGGATGGTGGAGCAGAGACTGGTTTCTCTGGAAGACCAG GTGCATCAGAGTGCCCAGGCCCTGAGGTGGATAATGAAGGCGCTGCAGGGCAATGACTTCAGCTCAGGCGAGGACATGCCAGCTGTGG GCTCCAGCAAAGCCTCGGAGATGAAGGAGGTTGACCTGGAGGGGAAACCGGAGGAGAGCCAGCCCCTGTACCACGTGCTTGCCCGAAACCTCCTGTACCCAGGGTCTCACACCCCCCGCTTCCCTGTGCCAGATGAGAAGGTGCCCTGGGAG GTGGACTTCCCACTCTACAACCCTCCTGCCTACTCGGCCGACCACAAGGACATGGCTGTGCAGGACCCATTCAGCCC TTCCTTGGAGTGTCTCCTGAAGATCAACTACAACACCATGGATGGGCTGATCAACCGGCAGAGCTTCCATGGCCTCTACACCGTGCAGGACGGGCTGCCGCT GAACCCCATGGGCAGGACGGGGCTGCAAGGCCGCGGGAGGCTGCACTGCTTTGGGCCCAACCATGCCCTGCATCCCATTGTGACCCG CTGGAGGAGGAATTTGGATGGGTCCATTATAAGGAAGAGCCTGAAGAAGATGCTGGAAGTCCTAGTAGCCCAGTACCCACTGTCGGATGTCTGGGCTCTGCCTGGG GGGTCACTGGAGCCAGGTGAGACGCTGCCACTGAAGCTCAAGTGGATCCTGCGCCGGGAGTTCTGGCCCCAGTTCCAGAACCTGCTGAAACAAGGCACTGAG ATACACAAGGGGTACCTCGATGACCCCCGCAACACGGATAATGCCTGGGTCGAGACAGTTGCCATCAGTGTGCACTTCAACAACCAGAACGATGTGGAGATGAAGCGGCTGAATTCG TTCCTCCAGGGCTGTGATCCGGAGCTGTGCATCCGCTGGCAGGTGCTAGACAAGAGGATCCCCCTGCATGCCAACCACAAGGAGCTCCTGCACAAGGTCTCAACCCTCCTTGGCGCCTACTACTGA
- the TRPM2 gene encoding transient receptor potential cation channel subfamily M member 2 isoform X6, translating into MAVRGRCTKVLPSELNKVCPQRGDDPTMHPRKMSDFEVVPNLQQSSSSVSKSRRKAHFPTGSNEKENLISWIPENIRKKECTYFVESSQTSDSGRIVCECGYLREQHLEDAAKPPIFLGKEWDSSRHIQEMPTDAFGDIHFTGLGQKMGKYVRVSSDTPPRVIYHLMTQHWGLDAPNLLISVTGGAKNFIMKPRLKNIFRQGLVKVAQTTGAWIITGGSHTGVMKQVGEAVRDFILSCSHKEGEIVTIGIATWGTVYNRESLICPMGGFPAEYILDEENQGSLSCLDSNHSHFILVDDGTHGRYGVEIPLRTRLEKFISEQTKVKGGVAIKIPIVCVVLEGGPGTLDTIYNAITNGTPCVIVEGSGRVADVIAQVASLPVPKITIALIQKKLSVLFHDTYELFTEGKLVEWTKKIQDIVRSRQLLTVFREGKYGQQDVDVAILQALFKASRNQDHFGRENWDHQLKLAVAWNRVDIARSEIFTDDHEWKPTDLHPVMAAALISNKPEFVKLFLEQGVRLKEFVTWDTLVYLYDNMAPSCVFHSKLQKVLLDEREHTAGSKMPRIQLHHVSQVLRELLGCSTQPLYPKPKHIDRPRLSIPVPHIKLNVQGSSLRSLYKRSAGRVTFTMDPVRDLLIWAVVQNRKELGEIIWAQSQDCMAAALACSKILKELAKEEEDTDTTDDMLALAEQYEHKAIGVFTDCYRKDEERAQKLLTRVSEAWGKTTCLQLALEAKNMNFVSHGGVQAFLTKVWWGKMCVDNGLWRVIACMLFFPLLYTSLITFREKRVQPMGCLTRLRAFFTAPVIIFHMNILSYFTFLLLFAYVLMVDFQPLPSWREYLIYFWLFSLVCEETRQLLYDPDEFGVVKMASLYFKDFWNKLDICAILVFITGLTCR; encoded by the exons ATGGCCGTGCGTGGCCGGTGCACCAAGGTGCTCCCGTCCGAACTGAACAAGGTGTGCCCTCAGAGAGGAGACGACCCCACCATGCACCCCAGGAAGATGAGCGACTTTGAGGTGGTCCCCAACCTCCAGCAGAGCAGTAGCAGTGTCTCGAAGAGCAGGCGGAAGGCACATTTCCCCACCGGCAGCAATGAAAAG GAAAATCTCATCTCGTGGATTCCTGAAAACATCCGGAAGAAAGAGTGTACCTACTTTGTTGAAAGCTCCCAGACATCAGATTCTGG GAGGATTGTGTGTGAGTGCGGCTATCTCAGGGAACAGCATCTGGAAGATGCTGCCAAACCTCCCATCTTCCTGGGAAAGGAATGGGACTCCAGCAGGCACATCCAGGAAATGCCAACAGATGCCTTCGGTGATATCCACTTCACAGGCCTGGGACAGAAGATGGGGAAG TATGTGCGCGTCTCCTCAGACACCCCTCCACGAGTCATCTACCACCTCATGACACAGCACTGGGGCCTCGATGCACCCAACCTGCTCATCTCAGTCACTGGGGGAGCCAAAAACTTCATCATGAAGCCAAGGCTGAAGAACATCTTCCGGCAAGGGCTAGTCAAAGTGGCCCAGACCACTG GGGCCTGGATCATCACAGGGGGGTCCCACACTGGTGTGATGAAACAGGTGGGAGAGGCAGTGCGAGACTTCATCCTGAGCTGCAGCCACAAGGAGGGCGAGATTGTCACCATTGGCATAGCCACCTGGGGGACCGTGTACAACCGGGAGAGCCTCATCTGCCCCATG GGTGGCTTTCCAGCTGAGTACATACTGGATGAGGAGAACCAAGGCAGCCTGTCATGCCTGGACAGCAACCACTCCCACTTCATCCTGGTGGACGATGGGACCCATGGGAGGTATGGGGTGGAAATCCCCCTGAGGACCAGACTGGAGAAGTTCATTTCAGAGCAGACCAAGGTGAAAGGAG GCGTTGCCATCAAGATCCCCATTGTGTGCGTGGTGCTGGAAGGAGGCCCCGGGACACTCGAC ACCATCTACAATGCCATCACCAATGGGACCCCCTGTGTGATTGTGGAAGGGTCTGGGCGTGTGGCCGATGTCATCGCACAGGTGGCCAGCCTGCCTGTGCCCAAGATAACCATTGCCTTGATCCAGAAGAAGCTGAGCGTGCTCTTCCATGACACCTATGAGCTCTTCACTGAGGGCAAGTTGGTGGAGTGGACCAAGAAG ATCCAAGACATAGTACGGAGCCGGCAGCTTCTGACTGTTTTCAGAGAGGGCAAATATGGCCAGCAGGACGTGGATGTGGCCATCCTTCAGGCCCTGTTCAAAG CATCCCGAAACCAGGACCACTTTGGTCGTGAGAACTGGGATCACCAGCTGAAGTTAGCTGTGGCCTGGAACAGGGTGGACATTGCTCGGAGTGAGATCTTCACGGATGACCATGAGTGGAAG CCCACAGATCTCCACCCTGTGATGGCAGCTGCCCTGATCTCCAACAAGCCAGAGTTTGTGAAGCTGTTCCTGGAGCAGGGAGTGCGTCTCAAGGAGTTTGTCACCTGGGACACCCTGGTTTACCTCTACGACAACATGGCACCATCCTGCGTGTTCCACAGCAAGTTGCAGAAGGTCCTGCTGGACGAGAGAGAGCACACAGCTGGCTCCAAAATGCCAAGAATCCAATTGCACCACGTCTCCCAAGTGCTGCGGGAGCTCCTGGGCTGCTCCACGCAGCCTCTCTACCCCAAGCCCAAGCACATAGATCGGCCCCggctctccatccctgtcccacacATCAAGCTGAAT GTTCAGGGGTCAAGTCTCCGGTCCCTCTACAAGCGCTCTGCTGGCCGAGTCACCTTCACCATGGACCCAGTCCGTGACCTGCTTATCTGGGCTGTGGTCCAGAACCGCAAGGAGTTGGGAGAAATCATCTGGGCCCAG agccaggaCTGCATGGCGGCCGCGCTGGCCTGCAGCAAAATCCTGAAGGAGCTCgccaaggaggaggaagacactGACACCACCGATGATATGCTGGCCCTGGCCGAGCAGTACGAGCACAAGGCTATCG GCGTGTTCACAGATTGCTACCGCAAGGATGAAGAGAGAGCCCAGAAGCTACTCACCCGTGTCTCTGAGGCCTGGGGGAAGACAACTTGTCTGCAGTTGGCGTTGGAGGCCAAGAACATGAATTTTGTGTCCCATGGGGGTGTCCAG GCCTTTCTAACCAAAGTCTGGTGGGGGAAGATGTGCGTGGACAACGGGCTTTGGCGGGTGATTGCGTGCATGCTGTTCTTTCCACTTCTCTACACCAGCCTCATCACCTTTAG GGAGAAGAGGGTGCAGCCCATGGGCTGCCTGACACGCCTCCGAGCCTTCTTCACAGCACCTGTCATCATCTTCCACATGAACATCCTCTCTTACTtcaccttcctcctgctttttgccTATGTCCTCATGGTTGACTTCCAGCCATTGCCATCCTGGAGGGAGTACCTCATCTACTTCTGGCTCTTCTCCCTGGTGTGCGAGGAGACCCGCCAG CTGTTGTATGATCCAGATGAGTTTGGGGTTGTGAAAATGGCTTCCCTGTACTTCAAGGACTTCTGGAATAAGTTGGATATCTGCGCCATCCTAGTCTTTATCACAGGGCTGACTTGCAG ATGA